The following DNA comes from Fervidibacillus albus.
AATGCACATCATCTAGATCTATTAACACCAGGTTTCCAGAAGAATCACGAAGTATGTTAAAATGATGCAAATCACCATGTATCCAAGCAGCAGGAAGTTCTTCCCACCAAACGTTCCTCTCTTCTTTCTGTAATAATAATCTCCATTCCCAAACCAAATTGGACAGAACTTTATTTTCATATCCATATGAAGTGAGGATCTGAACCATCTTATCAATTCCAGCCGGACGAACATCAGGAAAATGAGTTAACCTGCACTCAGGATAATTCCAATTTCTTTTTTGTTCTATACTAGAGCTATGAATCTTAGCCGCTAGTTCCCCCAACTCAATTAAGTCATTTTTATTTTTGGGATTCAAAGAAGCTCCGTTAATCCATTGCAATAGAAAAAAATACCTGCCATCTACTTCTATATGAAAATCATTATCTACAGTTAAACATATGGGAGGCGTTTGAACACTGCTTTTAGGAAAAGTTAAATAAAAAGGCAAAATACTTAAAAACTTTTTTGGTTTTAAGTAATATGGTTTTTCTTTTAAA
Coding sequences within:
- a CDS encoding phosphotransferase enzyme family protein, which translates into the protein MELTNFKNKLFKTVELSYSINLKKIVKFGRGERVRWILEADSGEKYFLKEKPYYLKPKKFLSILPFYLTFPKSSVQTPPICLTVDNDFHIEVDGRYFFLLQWINGASLNPKNKNDLIELGELAAKIHSSSIEQKRNWNYPECRLTHFPDVRPAGIDKMVQILTSYGYENKVLSNLVWEWRLLLQKEERNVWWEELPAAWIHGDLHHFNILRDSSGNLVLIDLDDVHWGYRLADIAWAIVICLAWEWPSLDTTPFLKESLSQEELQYILQGYEKVTSLTEVEKYALHYFVIAMLVKSVICIQSLIRNTMELGAGEVIKSLQDVLRLLDKWNQ